The nucleotide sequence TTTATGCAATTTAATGAATCCCATTCTTTGAGCGGAATCTTAATTATGATGTTTTTTGCCTTTATTTTTTCTGCATGTTCAACATCGGATGCCTTTATTGCCCGAAGCTTTTATGGAACTTTTTCACTCTTTTCAATTATGGGCTTCCTCGTATACGGCCCCATGATGGATATAAAAAATATCTTCATGCTTTTATCTATTTTTAAAAAACGGTTTGTAATAGAATTGACCGTAATCATAACTATTATGAATATCATTTTTATAAGTGCAATGAGTTTTCTAATCAAGATATGAAAAAAATATTTTTAAGTGTTTTTATTGAAAAAATTATACGCTCCTTATTGTTATTGATAGGGTCTTTTATTTTTATCTATGCAGTAGTTTCACAAAAAGCGCTGCTATATGTTCATATCCGGCACATCGGTATAATTATTTTTTCGGCTATGGTATTTTTTATAATAGGGATTCTTACAATGAGGGATGCCTTTTATTTTCCATATCACACACATTCAAAAAGAAAAAGCCCCTTGTACTTAATAATTTTTTTACTGCCAATTTTGTTTGCGCTCCTTATTCCCTACAAAGCTTTAACTTCGGACTCTCTTGCATTTAACGGAGATATTTTTTTATTTCAAAAGCAAAAAGAAGAAGCCGGTTATAATTTCAATTTTAGACCGAGCAGACTTTTGGAATTGGAAGACGGCTTTGTGGTTATGGATGATGAAACCTTCGGACGCTGGTTGCCTGAACTTTATCTGAATTTGGACTCATGGGTAAATAAGAAGATAAAAATCGAAGGCAGTGTTTGGAAAAATCCTGAAGTTTTAACTGAAAACGAATTCGCTATAGGAAGAATGTTGATGGTTTGCTGTGCAGCCGATATGCAGCCGGCAGGTCTTATAGCTCAATGGTTTAAGGCCAATGAGCTAAAAGAGGACGATTGGGTACGCGTTACAGGAACAATTTCAAAAATAGAATATGAAGGCAGTTTCGAACCTCTAATCATAGTCGATAATATAGAATTTATTCCGCGTCCTGCCTTAGAATATGTCTATCCTTTTTAAAGAATTTTCCGATAATTGTTTTATTTAAACCCCTTTAGACCAGTCCGTTTCTTTATCCATTTTTATTAAAACGGATTTTGTAATTTCTGCAATAGATTCTTTTGCATTAGCCTTTCTATTTTTAAAAA is from Treponema denticola and encodes:
- a CDS encoding TIGR03943 family putative permease subunit — protein: MKKIFLSVFIEKIIRSLLLLIGSFIFIYAVVSQKALLYVHIRHIGIIIFSAMVFFIIGILTMRDAFYFPYHTHSKRKSPLYLIIFLLPILFALLIPYKALTSDSLAFNGDIFLFQKQKEEAGYNFNFRPSRLLELEDGFVVMDDETFGRWLPELYLNLDSWVNKKIKIEGSVWKNPEVLTENEFAIGRMLMVCCAADMQPAGLIAQWFKANELKEDDWVRVTGTISKIEYEGSFEPLIIVDNIEFIPRPALEYVYPF